One Alligator mississippiensis isolate rAllMis1 chromosome 16, rAllMis1, whole genome shotgun sequence genomic region harbors:
- the LOC132246485 gene encoding maestro heat-like repeat-containing protein family member 2B isoform X1, producing the protein MDAAEGELRGLREELKAASPEAMLTSSCQMAKVTGKFLPSTQALDLVGTIMDGMLSASPTCATAAGHWFCAVLRENGDALLNEVPDILSTIFIRMPTMQERSMRGFLLEGVGILAMFHLEAVITSLLAKPLPMDSCSDTSELWRALGRDDVSTLHILGLLLEKIQYPAGTEGSPSEGTAALGPLAATCASLEMLTTMHSSSVLRELLPELLCALLEQVGHTVGQDMPMPTASIRRRQLQKGQVCTVGNPCRLSMETLACTISKGLGERVAADLSKAGTWPLLESPQTHHEGVCQLARTLLPLGIITPQFIGQVLKWASSPTENLRVTGTAFISQLMCDPVLEDEKLLKAVLSLLQQRARDTNNLVQQMAARGLGNTVYGAPEQLKTHQKAVVETLFQASFVPARPEIREEGMRALTHIFKHLGTDAGPLVEDAAMHIRPFFNHDNDGLRAVAFSLFGALAGCMKRRQAFYKIQVRQSLGTLLLHLEDPNPQVAKECRTTLGLCCPYLGLRRVQAALAFHTQGSEQGKQEQLLRDVCRHLAREKPALLEGLCQAAQGHYSSSWPEIQMAAIQFTGILLEYAAPRSAGQIKVARLLSSLQTLGQDTSQEVQDVATQVAEAISKSPWGSILQEEENHGHTLPYITSLLCFGCLRPRSI; encoded by the exons ATGGATGCAGCAGAGGGGGAGCTGAGAGGTCTCCGGGAGGAGCTCAAAGCTGCCAGCCCTGAGGCTATGCTGACATCATCCTGCCAAATGGCGAAG GTCACTGGCAAATTCTTGCCCTCCACCCAGGCCCTTGATTTGGTGGGGACAATAATGGATGGCATgctttctgccagccccacgtgtgccacagcagcaggccacTGGTTCTGTGCAGTCCTGAGGGAGAATGGAGATGCCCTTCTGAATGAG GTGCCAGACATCCTGTCCACTATCTTTATACGGATGCCAACAATGCAGGAGAGGTCCATGCGAGGCTTCCTGTTAGAAGGCGTTGGCATTCTTGCCATGTTTCACCTAGAGGCAGTGATCACCAGCCTCCTTGCCAAGCCTCTGCCAATGGACAG TTGCAGTGACACCTCTGAGCTCTGGAGGGCCTTGGGGAGGGATGATGTCTCCACCCTCCATATACTCGGTTTGCTTCTGGAGAAGATCCAATATCCAGCTGGCACAGAGGGTAGCCCATCTgagggcactgcagccctgggacctCTCGCA GCAACATGTGCATCTCTGGAGATGCTGACTACCATGCACTCCAGCTCAGTCCTGAGGGAGCTACTCCCCGAGCTCCTGTGTGCTCTCCTAGAGCAAGTTGGCCACACCGTGGGGCAGGACATGCCGATGCCCACAGCAAGCATCCGGCGGAGGCAGCTGCAAAAGGGGCAGGTGTGCACAGTGGGCAACCCTTGCAG GCTTTCTATGGAGACCCTGGCCTGCACTATATCAAAGGGCCTGGGGGAGAGAGTGGCTGCAGACCTTTCCAAAGCAGGAACCTGGCCACTACTTGAGAGCCCTCAGACACACCACGAGGGGgtgtgccagctggccag GACTCTTCTCCCACTGGGAATAATAACGCCCCAATTTATAGGGCAGGTCTTGAAGTGGGCCAGTTCCCCAACGGAAAATCTCCGTGTGACTGGTACGGCCTTCATCAGCCAG CTTATGTGTGACCCAGTCCTTGAAGATGAAAAGCTCCTGAAGGCAGTCCTTTCTTTACTTCAGCAGCGAGCCAGGGACACAAATAACCTTGTCCAACAAATGGCAGCCAGAGGACTAGGCAACACCGTGTACGGTGCCCCTGAGCAG CTAAAAACCCACCAGAAGGCCGTCGTGGAGACCCTGTTCCAGGCATCATTTGTTCCTGCCAGGCCTGAGATCAGGGAGGAGGGCATGCGGGCACTCACCCACATCTTTAAACATCTGGGGACGGATGCGGGGCCCCTGGTTGAGGATGCAGCTATGCACATCAGGCCCTTTTTTAACCAT GACAACGACGGTCTTCGCGCCGTGGCTTTCTCCCTCTTCGgcgccctggcaggctgcatgaaAAGAAGGCAAGCCTTTTATAAAATCCAGGTGAGGCAGAGCCTGGGAACACTCCTGCTTCACCTGGAGGACCCCAACCCGCAGGTGGCCAAG GAGTGCAGAACAACGCTGGGCCTGTGCTGCCCTTACCTGGGCTTAAGGAGGGTCCAGGCAGCCCTGGCCTTCCATACccaggggtcagagcaggggaagcaggaacagctgcTGAGGGATGTCTGCAGGCATTTG GCCAGAGAAAAACCTGCTCTTTTGGagggtctctgccaggcagcccagggacACTATTCAAGCTCGTGGCCAGAAATTCAGATGGCAGCCATCCAATTTACAG GTATCCTTCTGGAGTATGCTGCCCCCAGGAGTGCCGGACAGATAAAGGTTGCACGCCTGCTGAGCT CTCTGCAAACTCTGGGACAGGACACCTCCCAGGAGGTCCAAGATGTGGCCACTCAGGTTGCAGAGGCTATTTCTAAAAGCCCTTGGGGCAGCATATTGCAAGAAGAGGAAAACCATGGGCATACCCTTCCCTATATCACTTCATTGCTCTGTTTTGGGTGCCTGAGGCCCCGTTCCATTTAA
- the LOC132246485 gene encoding maestro heat-like repeat-containing protein family member 2B isoform X2 gives MDAAEGELRGLREELKAASPEAMLTSSCQMAKVTGKFLPSTQALDLVGTIMDGMLSASPTCATAAGHWFCAVLRENGDALLNEVPDILSTIFIRMPTMQERSMRGFLLEGVGILAMFHLEAVITSLLAKPLPMDSDTSELWRALGRDDVSTLHILGLLLEKIQYPAGTEGSPSEGTAALGPLAATCASLEMLTTMHSSSVLRELLPELLCALLEQVGHTVGQDMPMPTASIRRRQLQKGQVCTVGNPCRLSMETLACTISKGLGERVAADLSKAGTWPLLESPQTHHEGVCQLARTLLPLGIITPQFIGQVLKWASSPTENLRVTGTAFISQLMCDPVLEDEKLLKAVLSLLQQRARDTNNLVQQMAARGLGNTVYGAPEQLKTHQKAVVETLFQASFVPARPEIREEGMRALTHIFKHLGTDAGPLVEDAAMHIRPFFNHDNDGLRAVAFSLFGALAGCMKRRQAFYKIQVRQSLGTLLLHLEDPNPQVAKECRTTLGLCCPYLGLRRVQAALAFHTQGSEQGKQEQLLRDVCRHLAREKPALLEGLCQAAQGHYSSSWPEIQMAAIQFTGILLEYAAPRSAGQIKVARLLSSLQTLGQDTSQEVQDVATQVAEAISKSPWGSILQEEENHGHTLPYITSLLCFGCLRPRSI, from the exons ATGGATGCAGCAGAGGGGGAGCTGAGAGGTCTCCGGGAGGAGCTCAAAGCTGCCAGCCCTGAGGCTATGCTGACATCATCCTGCCAAATGGCGAAG GTCACTGGCAAATTCTTGCCCTCCACCCAGGCCCTTGATTTGGTGGGGACAATAATGGATGGCATgctttctgccagccccacgtgtgccacagcagcaggccacTGGTTCTGTGCAGTCCTGAGGGAGAATGGAGATGCCCTTCTGAATGAG GTGCCAGACATCCTGTCCACTATCTTTATACGGATGCCAACAATGCAGGAGAGGTCCATGCGAGGCTTCCTGTTAGAAGGCGTTGGCATTCTTGCCATGTTTCACCTAGAGGCAGTGATCACCAGCCTCCTTGCCAAGCCTCTGCCAATGGACAG TGACACCTCTGAGCTCTGGAGGGCCTTGGGGAGGGATGATGTCTCCACCCTCCATATACTCGGTTTGCTTCTGGAGAAGATCCAATATCCAGCTGGCACAGAGGGTAGCCCATCTgagggcactgcagccctgggacctCTCGCA GCAACATGTGCATCTCTGGAGATGCTGACTACCATGCACTCCAGCTCAGTCCTGAGGGAGCTACTCCCCGAGCTCCTGTGTGCTCTCCTAGAGCAAGTTGGCCACACCGTGGGGCAGGACATGCCGATGCCCACAGCAAGCATCCGGCGGAGGCAGCTGCAAAAGGGGCAGGTGTGCACAGTGGGCAACCCTTGCAG GCTTTCTATGGAGACCCTGGCCTGCACTATATCAAAGGGCCTGGGGGAGAGAGTGGCTGCAGACCTTTCCAAAGCAGGAACCTGGCCACTACTTGAGAGCCCTCAGACACACCACGAGGGGgtgtgccagctggccag GACTCTTCTCCCACTGGGAATAATAACGCCCCAATTTATAGGGCAGGTCTTGAAGTGGGCCAGTTCCCCAACGGAAAATCTCCGTGTGACTGGTACGGCCTTCATCAGCCAG CTTATGTGTGACCCAGTCCTTGAAGATGAAAAGCTCCTGAAGGCAGTCCTTTCTTTACTTCAGCAGCGAGCCAGGGACACAAATAACCTTGTCCAACAAATGGCAGCCAGAGGACTAGGCAACACCGTGTACGGTGCCCCTGAGCAG CTAAAAACCCACCAGAAGGCCGTCGTGGAGACCCTGTTCCAGGCATCATTTGTTCCTGCCAGGCCTGAGATCAGGGAGGAGGGCATGCGGGCACTCACCCACATCTTTAAACATCTGGGGACGGATGCGGGGCCCCTGGTTGAGGATGCAGCTATGCACATCAGGCCCTTTTTTAACCAT GACAACGACGGTCTTCGCGCCGTGGCTTTCTCCCTCTTCGgcgccctggcaggctgcatgaaAAGAAGGCAAGCCTTTTATAAAATCCAGGTGAGGCAGAGCCTGGGAACACTCCTGCTTCACCTGGAGGACCCCAACCCGCAGGTGGCCAAG GAGTGCAGAACAACGCTGGGCCTGTGCTGCCCTTACCTGGGCTTAAGGAGGGTCCAGGCAGCCCTGGCCTTCCATACccaggggtcagagcaggggaagcaggaacagctgcTGAGGGATGTCTGCAGGCATTTG GCCAGAGAAAAACCTGCTCTTTTGGagggtctctgccaggcagcccagggacACTATTCAAGCTCGTGGCCAGAAATTCAGATGGCAGCCATCCAATTTACAG GTATCCTTCTGGAGTATGCTGCCCCCAGGAGTGCCGGACAGATAAAGGTTGCACGCCTGCTGAGCT CTCTGCAAACTCTGGGACAGGACACCTCCCAGGAGGTCCAAGATGTGGCCACTCAGGTTGCAGAGGCTATTTCTAAAAGCCCTTGGGGCAGCATATTGCAAGAAGAGGAAAACCATGGGCATACCCTTCCCTATATCACTTCATTGCTCTGTTTTGGGTGCCTGAGGCCCCGTTCCATTTAA
- the LOC132246485 gene encoding maestro heat-like repeat-containing protein family member 2B isoform X3, with protein MDAAEGELRGLREELKAASPEAMLTSSCQMAKVTGKFLPSTQALDLVGTIMDGMLSASPTCATAAGHWFCAVLRENGDALLNEVPDILSTIFIRMPTMQERSMRGFLLEGVGILAMFHLEAVITSLLAKPLPMDSCSDTSELWRALGRDDVSTLHILGLLLEKIQYPAGTEGSPSEGTAALGPLAATCASLEMLTTMHSSSVLRELLPELLCALLEQVGHTVGQDMPMPTASIRRRQLQKGQVCTVGNPCRLSMETLACTISKGLGERVAADLSKAGTWPLLESPQTHHEGVCQLARTLLPLGIITPQFIGQVLKWASSPTENLRVTGTAFISQLMCDPVLEDEKLLKAVLSLLQQRARDTNNLVQQMAARGLGNTVYGAPEQLKTHQKAVVETLFQASFVPARPEIREEGMRALTHIFKHLGTDAGPLVEDAAMHIRPFFNHDNDGLRAVAFSLFGALAGCMKRRQAFYKIQVRQSLGTLLLHLEDPNPQVAKAREKPALLEGLCQAAQGHYSSSWPEIQMAAIQFTGILLEYAAPRSAGQIKVARLLSSLQTLGQDTSQEVQDVATQVAEAISKSPWGSILQEEENHGHTLPYITSLLCFGCLRPRSI; from the exons ATGGATGCAGCAGAGGGGGAGCTGAGAGGTCTCCGGGAGGAGCTCAAAGCTGCCAGCCCTGAGGCTATGCTGACATCATCCTGCCAAATGGCGAAG GTCACTGGCAAATTCTTGCCCTCCACCCAGGCCCTTGATTTGGTGGGGACAATAATGGATGGCATgctttctgccagccccacgtgtgccacagcagcaggccacTGGTTCTGTGCAGTCCTGAGGGAGAATGGAGATGCCCTTCTGAATGAG GTGCCAGACATCCTGTCCACTATCTTTATACGGATGCCAACAATGCAGGAGAGGTCCATGCGAGGCTTCCTGTTAGAAGGCGTTGGCATTCTTGCCATGTTTCACCTAGAGGCAGTGATCACCAGCCTCCTTGCCAAGCCTCTGCCAATGGACAG TTGCAGTGACACCTCTGAGCTCTGGAGGGCCTTGGGGAGGGATGATGTCTCCACCCTCCATATACTCGGTTTGCTTCTGGAGAAGATCCAATATCCAGCTGGCACAGAGGGTAGCCCATCTgagggcactgcagccctgggacctCTCGCA GCAACATGTGCATCTCTGGAGATGCTGACTACCATGCACTCCAGCTCAGTCCTGAGGGAGCTACTCCCCGAGCTCCTGTGTGCTCTCCTAGAGCAAGTTGGCCACACCGTGGGGCAGGACATGCCGATGCCCACAGCAAGCATCCGGCGGAGGCAGCTGCAAAAGGGGCAGGTGTGCACAGTGGGCAACCCTTGCAG GCTTTCTATGGAGACCCTGGCCTGCACTATATCAAAGGGCCTGGGGGAGAGAGTGGCTGCAGACCTTTCCAAAGCAGGAACCTGGCCACTACTTGAGAGCCCTCAGACACACCACGAGGGGgtgtgccagctggccag GACTCTTCTCCCACTGGGAATAATAACGCCCCAATTTATAGGGCAGGTCTTGAAGTGGGCCAGTTCCCCAACGGAAAATCTCCGTGTGACTGGTACGGCCTTCATCAGCCAG CTTATGTGTGACCCAGTCCTTGAAGATGAAAAGCTCCTGAAGGCAGTCCTTTCTTTACTTCAGCAGCGAGCCAGGGACACAAATAACCTTGTCCAACAAATGGCAGCCAGAGGACTAGGCAACACCGTGTACGGTGCCCCTGAGCAG CTAAAAACCCACCAGAAGGCCGTCGTGGAGACCCTGTTCCAGGCATCATTTGTTCCTGCCAGGCCTGAGATCAGGGAGGAGGGCATGCGGGCACTCACCCACATCTTTAAACATCTGGGGACGGATGCGGGGCCCCTGGTTGAGGATGCAGCTATGCACATCAGGCCCTTTTTTAACCAT GACAACGACGGTCTTCGCGCCGTGGCTTTCTCCCTCTTCGgcgccctggcaggctgcatgaaAAGAAGGCAAGCCTTTTATAAAATCCAGGTGAGGCAGAGCCTGGGAACACTCCTGCTTCACCTGGAGGACCCCAACCCGCAGGTGGCCAAG GCCAGAGAAAAACCTGCTCTTTTGGagggtctctgccaggcagcccagggacACTATTCAAGCTCGTGGCCAGAAATTCAGATGGCAGCCATCCAATTTACAG GTATCCTTCTGGAGTATGCTGCCCCCAGGAGTGCCGGACAGATAAAGGTTGCACGCCTGCTGAGCT CTCTGCAAACTCTGGGACAGGACACCTCCCAGGAGGTCCAAGATGTGGCCACTCAGGTTGCAGAGGCTATTTCTAAAAGCCCTTGGGGCAGCATATTGCAAGAAGAGGAAAACCATGGGCATACCCTTCCCTATATCACTTCATTGCTCTGTTTTGGGTGCCTGAGGCCCCGTTCCATTTAA